A single genomic interval of Chrysemys picta bellii isolate R12L10 chromosome 8, ASM1138683v2, whole genome shotgun sequence harbors:
- the KCNMB1 gene encoding calcium-activated potassium channel subunit beta-1, with protein sequence MLGKKLVTSQKRGETRALCLGLGMVACSVMMYFFIGITIMPSYMNSVWTKETTCKLLKTNIKDKVQCSFNNGAGDENIFQYPCLEVLVDLNFSGQEVMLYHNEETQERNPKCSYIPRDLKNDKEVKTLIETAAENFRKHQTFPCYYDPERRQTSVILIRLYPPKGLFFAFLWPSLMLTGGVLIIIMVKVSQYVSVLSAWQYKTNI encoded by the exons ATGTTGGGGAAAAAATTGGTGACCTCACAGAAGCGAGGGGAGACCAGGGCATTATGCCTGGGACTAGGAATGGTTGCATGCTCAGTGATGATGTACTTTTTTATTGGGATCACAATTATGCCATCCTACATGAACAG CGTTTGGACCAAAGAAACTACATGCAAACTGCTCAAAACCAACATCAAGGACAAAGTCCAATGCTCGTTCAACAATGGTGCAGGTGACGAAAACATTTTCCAGTATCCTTGTCTAGAGGTATTGGTTGATTTGAACTTCTCAGGACAAGAGGTTATGCTCTATCATAATGAAGAAACACAGGAAAGAAATCCCAAG TGCTCCTATATTCCACGAGACTTGAAGAACGACAAAGAAGTTAAAACGCTAATAGAAACTGCCGCAGAAAATTTCCGAAAGCATCAAACTTTCCCTTGTTATTACGACCCAGAACGAAGACAGACAAGTGTCATTTTAATAAGGCTATATCCTCCAAAGGGCCTTTTCTTTGCTTTCCTCTGGCCTTCCCTTATGTTGACTGGTGGAGTTCTGATTATCATCATGGTGAAAGTCAGTCAATATGTTTCTGTACTTTCTGCTTGGCAATACAAAACAAACATATAA